The Chiroxiphia lanceolata isolate bChiLan1 chromosome 3, bChiLan1.pri, whole genome shotgun sequence DNA segment AAtcattttaagttttgtttcaagttctgctttttcctgccctttctaGCTGCAAGGCAAGAGTTTGGTCAATTTGTATGTGATCTGGATTGGTTCTTGAGGAGAGCAGTTCCCCAAACATAATCTGGAGGGGCCTGTGAAAACCAGTCTTGCTGTTAGTGAGAAGCTTTGTTGAGTAGGGTAAGAAGATACAGACATGTCCTCTGTGGGCTCTAGAGGTGTTGGATGGGTCTCTCCATGGGCCAGGAGTTGGGCCTCAGCTACAGAGGGAGGCTCTGCAGAAGTGGTTGCAGCCCCTCATGCAGTGTCATGCAAGGGAAGGGTAGGAAGATACCTTTGAGTTGCTGCTAAATTTGATTTTAGACAGCCATCACAACCAGTTGGTGGTTGTCACTTGTCCCCCCCACCAAGTGACCAGGTCAGCCAAGGGAAGGCATCTGCCTCAGCTGTGTGCAAGGTGATGAATGAGAGGGAGAAGCTAACCCATGCCTGTTTTGCTCTTTAGGTGGTGGGGAGGTGCAGAGTCTTCCTCCCACGCACCTGAGCTGAGTAATGTGACTAGAAAGGCTTGAAGGCAGGTTTTGCTGTCCTGGCTCCTGTGCCAGAGGGTGCAGAGCTCCCAggtcagagctgagctgctgtatTCCCAGCGTGGACCTTGCTGCAAATTTggagagttttttttctttccattgtcTAAATCTGGAGTGGGACCAGATTAGGCATATGGAACCAACAAATGTAGCATGAGACTGCTGGAGTGGGACAGGAGAGAGCTGATGCTTCCCTATGTTTTTTTATGAAGAGTGAGTGGGGAGGCCGGTTGGAGTAACTTTTCCACCTATCTTTCCCAGATGTACAATTAGTCTTAATCTGCAGCCCTTTTTTCTCAGGTCCCTGTGCTTGGCCTGCTGTTGCCCTGGCTGTCACATTGAAGGAAATCTGCCTTTCTGTACTTTTTCCATTGACTGTCCACACCCCTTCTAAGGGCAGTTGCAACATCTCCCTTCATGCTGCCTCAACGATTAAAAAGCATGACTTAGTGGAAAAAATCCTGACCTTCTTGGGTTCGGCCTGTCCTGCAGCTGTTTGAGATAAGATTGTGCtaggaggtttttttattaaaaaagctgCACACCACATTTTGCGGATATTTGTTTGTAAGGAAATGACTACTACTtagtttctggaaaaaaaatctgtcaggctattttcaaagaaattgcTCCAATTTGACCTAATGTGCTTAAAATAATAGCAGCCAAAGGTTACTTTAATTATTATACTGCTATTTTTCTTACATAGGAGGCTATTTTCATGATATTATCAGCTTATGTAACCTCCTGaaccacactttttttttccattgcaaccTTCTAAACCGTGTAATGTCAAGGGTACTTTTTTCCTATCCTGAGTTTAGATAATGAGTTGATGCTTAGGAGTCACTGCCTGTACTTCCAGTAATGCACTGTGTGCCTGAAACTGCCTTTGTTTGCCTAAGCAGAAGCCACAAAGTTCCAAGGAACAGTTAGTCTCACTTGTGCCAGGAGTGACTAATAGCAAGTAGCTCACActgcagtgcccaggctgaTGTGACCATGTTCGAGGACCTCACCTGCTCTTGTGCACCTGAAGAGCATGTGGGTGGTGGGTGCTGAGGTGGGAGCTGGACTCTTGCACCACTGTCCCCCGGACCCGATGAATGTGTGCAAACAGCCCCTGATTTGTTCATTACCTTCTGTTACCTCACCTGACTTTGCATTAAGTAGCAGCCTTATGGTTGTCTCAGGTTGGCAGTCTGGTTGCCACAAAGCTTTGCGTGCAAGGGAGAAATGAGGCTGTATAGCAGAAGACTGAATATTGCCAAGGAGAGAATGGTGCAGTTAGAAGTTGCTAAGTCAAAGAACGAGTTGATAGGATGTTATTTAGTTTTTTGTGGCCAGGGCATCCCAAGGTGGTGGATACCCACGTGATTGGCACAAGGAGAATGACGCTTCATGGTTAATGCTCAGGGCTGCTGGACGGGGAGCCTGCTTTTGTAACTGGAACCACAAAGATCAAAGCAGATCTCGCTCTCAAGCTGAGGCTGAGGCTGGCAGCGTTGCTCCCTGCGAAGATGCTCTTGTGACTTTCTTGAATGCAGACGGTGTTCAAAGAAAAGTACAGCCATCTGAGTTCTCACCCCGTCTGTAGCCTCAaggggaaaatgcattttgtcaTTATCTTCTTTGGGGTGTTTAAATGCAACTGTAATGTGAAATGGGCACTCTGATAAAATTGTTTGAAATAACAGGTGGTAATTGTTTAATCCTCTGGTTACCTATGAGGAGATCTGATGTGGTAAGTGGCTTTTGTCACCCAGCAGTTCCCTTCTGGAAGAGCTGGAGTTTGTAGCTGTTCCCCTAGTAAGTTACCTATAAGTAATACCACGTTTTCTGTTCACATTGCAATCTAGTCATGCAAAGCTTCTGCTAACGCTTCACCAGCAGTCTTTCCTGTACCCACATTTCACCTCAATTCCTAGTAGGATCAAAGTGTGCATCCCAGTGGCACTACCAGCAAATATGGGCCTTGGTGCTTCTGCAGTGCACGAGCTTTTGCATCCATATGGCAAGCTATggatgggaggggatggatAAGGTAGTGGTCTGTGCACcttgagaggctggagagaagggagTCCTCCTATTCCTTGCATCAGAAATACGATACATAACTGCTGGCTATGTCACAGGTACCTCTTTCCTGAAGAAATATGGTCCAGTAGCCAGCCCTTCCATACAATGAGTGTGTCTTCCTGCTGAGTTTCACTGCTGATGTATGGTAGCTGTAGCCTGCAGAATGCTGCCAAAATTATCTCTAAaatgcagctgagctgctgtttcaggCTGGCACTGTGGCCCTGGAGCGATACCAGACACAGACCCTTGCTGCAAGGGTCTGGACCACTCTGGCCGTGGGTTGCCGTGTGCCTcttcctttccagcagcagagcctggagaaCAAGCCTGTTCTCATGTGCAGCTtgaccagcagcaggaaatgagATCTCAGATTCTCTGATCAAGATAGCTCAGTGTGCAAACTCGAGAGCATTAATGcaaaagcagggctgggggagtgGGGCGTTTGGATAAACATCCAAAAGGGCAGATACCTATTTGCTGAGCACTATCCAAGCAAGCGCGTGCTTTGGAAGCCTCTTGGGCAGTGCTCATTTCCATTACCTGGCGACTCGAAAAGGTTACTTACAAGTGCAAGAGTATTCCCATCACTCTATGGTTGACTCTGTGTCCAGACTAGTCTACCCTGGGGACCTGAGTGTCTTGAGTTGGGTTTTGGCTAAGACTGTTTGAATGCAGCCCCTCTCACAGACTGCTCCTTGGCTCTTTCAGATCTTCCCCGATCCCTCGGACTTCGATCGTTACTGTAAGCTGAAGGACCGTCTGCCCTCGATCGTGGTGGAGCCAACGGAGGGCGATGTGGAGAGCGGTGAGCTGAGATGGCCGCCTGAAGAGTTCCTCGTGCaggaggaggacgaggaagaggaggaagaaaactgtGAAGACGCAAAGAAGGACAACAAGGAGCAATAAATGGCATCTGAGGAAAGGCAAGGGACTGCACCCTTCTGAAGGAAGAGCCACACTTTTTTtgaaagtctttttaaaaagacaagttCAATTTTGCACCTGCGAGATCTTAGTTTTTTTGTATTCTCTGTATCGAGAACTGAAGCCCTCGGTGTCACCAGACCTcctgaggaaggaaggaagtaacacagagaaatgtttGCTGTTCTCAAGATcattatctgtatttttccGAGGCGGAGGCAGCAGTGAAATTCCAAGCACATGGCAGAGGGTGACCACCCGAGGACTGCTGGAGGGGGGAGctcggggagggggaggaaagtTGGCGATGGCAGCGtttggctgggagctgcctctggCTAAAAGCATGAGAACAGAGCCGTAATATCTCAGATTTGCCTTTCTTACAGCTTccattttgtgtgttttgggggtggAAGGGTGTCCATAGCGAAGCATGGCTAAATGCTCTAGTGACAAGGGGCCTGTAGCTCTCCCCGGTTTGGCACCTCCTAGGGTAAGATGAGCGTCCATAAGAGTAGTTCGGTTTCTTGCTCTCGCTGTTGAGCCTGTTTTCCAGCCACTTTTTTCCCAAAGCTATTTACTCCCCCTGTTTGCCTTTAGACTCTTACATGCTGAACAGCTGTATTTGCAGGATAATGTTAGGCTGCTGCTTGTCATCTCTACTGCGATGCCCTAGTTTATCTTGCAGGTGGTTAGTGTGAGGTGATGCTAAAGGTGCTTCTGTCTGCAGCAAGAGCTCATGTAGGTTTGAACACctcagatttttctctcctgtttgctgaggctgctgtggtTGGTCTCATGTCATACGGCACCCAAAGGAGGTGGAGATTTATGCCTCCTTACCTTGGTGTCCTTGAGGTTGTAGGGTTTCATGTCTCTTAACTAGCTGGCCAATGGGCTTGTGAGGGTTGGGGTGGGGTTGGGGGGATCTCCTCTGACTTTGCACTGCAGGGCCTCCTCAGTGCAGGACAGGCTGGTAGCGGGGTGTGTTGTGGGGCTGCCAGACCCGGAGATCATCCAAAGACAAAACACCAGATCTAGTGTGGATCACCAGTGGGGGTTGTAGGAGGGGTCTCTTGGGAGAGGATTAGTCTGGGTGTCCTGAGACAAGATGTGTTTCTGCTTCTTAGCAAGGGTGAAACATTGAtggttttttaatgaagtgCAGACTGTCTTGTGAAGTCTGTGGTTGTGTCCTCTTCATCATATCCTGCCTCAAGGAGAAGTCATTGCCTCCATTTGAGGAGAAGGCCAGTCTGCTGCCAGACAGGGtaacctgctgctttcctggaaaGGGATGATCTTGCATCTTTGGGGACCAGCTCTGGAGCCAGTGGTCTTGGGATAGGACAAGAACAGTTACCACC contains these protein-coding regions:
- the LBH gene encoding protein LBH; translation: MSVLCPLPCSDYLRSAEMTEVMMNTPAMDEIGLSPRKDGLSYQIFPDPSDFDRYCKLKDRLPSIVVEPTEGDVESGELRWPPEEFLVQEEDEEEEEENCEDAKKDNKEQ